One window of Dyadobacter sandarakinus genomic DNA carries:
- a CDS encoding SHOCT domain-containing protein gives MKTLTNEGRQYVEETAAKYKVSTDTVESLLKAIVSGGGTAAQFNIPELGGAGQWMRGGMVMVGDMFNSALRTHVEELCNELAAKVSTSVLFEENGEAELPQKHAGNNAGSWPAIFGTPTSTGSQNNFRYAYFAPARRLVIEEDGRRTIYDTKHHEISGVSQQQGYGQSHRFTSQDGPVDLGSLSVVSAPGEKMQPTPEIAYDVTSNADLRSSDSSDAIISTIEKINALYEKGHITEEEFRSKKQELLARL, from the coding sequence ATGAAAACACTCACAAATGAAGGTCGGCAGTATGTTGAAGAGACTGCTGCAAAATATAAGGTAAGTACCGATACAGTAGAAAGCCTGCTCAAGGCCATCGTCAGCGGTGGAGGTACGGCGGCACAGTTCAACATACCTGAGCTTGGCGGCGCGGGTCAGTGGATGCGCGGCGGAATGGTGATGGTAGGGGATATGTTTAACAGCGCTTTGCGTACGCATGTTGAAGAGCTTTGCAATGAACTGGCTGCCAAAGTAAGTACTTCGGTGTTGTTTGAGGAAAACGGTGAAGCTGAGCTGCCACAAAAGCATGCAGGCAACAATGCGGGTAGCTGGCCTGCTATATTCGGAACACCTACCTCAACAGGCTCCCAAAACAATTTCAGATATGCCTACTTTGCACCTGCGCGCAGGCTGGTGATTGAAGAGGATGGCAGACGTACCATTTACGACACCAAGCACCATGAAATATCGGGTGTTTCGCAGCAGCAGGGTTACGGCCAGTCGCACCGGTTTACCAGCCAGGATGGGCCGGTAGACCTGGGCAGCCTTTCGGTGGTATCTGCACCGGGCGAAAAGATGCAGCCTACGCCCGAGATTGCCTACGATGTTACTTCCAATGCAGACCTGCGCTCCTCGGATTCCAGCGATGCCATCATTTCAACCATTGAGAAAATCAATGCGCTTTATGAAAAGGGGCACATTACTGAAGAAGAATTCAGGTCTAAAAAACAGGAACTGCTTGCCAGGCTGTAA
- a CDS encoding UDP-N-acetylmuramoyl-tripeptide--D-alanyl-D-alanine ligase yields MYTSTETLYQHFTSNPKVSTDTRQITEGCLFFALKGDKFNGNLYAAEALQKGAAYAIVDEPEAVAGERFLLVENVLAALQELARHHRKTFGFPVIALTGSNGKTTTKELIAKVLSMKYNTYATKGNLNNHIGVPLTLLSVDPARHEMAVVEMGANHQEEIALLSSIAQPTHGLITNIGKAHLEGFGGVKGIIAGKGELFDFLSKTKGTVFVNAQNETIMEMVSKRRAFGDIIFYQSESAADNPVLVRENPLVTFRLGERLVETYLPGSYNFDNICAALAVGRHFGVTDADACEAVAAYQPDNNRSQVMRKGSNTIIMDAYNANPSSMAAAIANFAAMEAPRKMLILGDMFELGDAAAEEHLALGRLIATYPFDVVLLAGQLMQHALPALPKAYYFPDKFSLHNWVMDNPQDHTTILVKGSRGMALESVVNLIPA; encoded by the coding sequence ATGTACACTTCTACCGAAACACTTTACCAGCACTTTACAAGCAACCCCAAGGTATCCACAGACACCCGCCAGATCACGGAGGGCTGTTTGTTTTTTGCATTGAAAGGTGACAAGTTCAATGGTAACCTGTATGCGGCCGAAGCGCTGCAGAAAGGGGCCGCATACGCTATCGTGGATGAGCCGGAAGCAGTAGCAGGCGAGCGTTTTCTGCTGGTTGAAAATGTACTTGCCGCATTGCAGGAACTGGCGCGGCATCACCGCAAGACCTTCGGCTTTCCGGTGATCGCACTCACGGGTTCCAATGGAAAAACGACAACCAAGGAGCTGATCGCCAAGGTACTCTCCATGAAATACAATACTTACGCTACAAAAGGAAACCTGAATAACCACATAGGCGTACCCCTCACATTACTCTCCGTTGATCCTGCCCGCCATGAGATGGCTGTGGTGGAAATGGGCGCCAACCACCAGGAAGAGATTGCCCTGCTGAGCAGCATTGCCCAGCCTACTCACGGCCTCATCACCAACATCGGCAAAGCACACCTGGAAGGTTTCGGGGGAGTAAAAGGGATCATCGCCGGGAAGGGTGAGCTTTTTGATTTTCTTTCCAAAACAAAAGGAACCGTCTTTGTCAATGCGCAGAACGAAACCATTATGGAGATGGTCAGTAAGCGCCGGGCATTTGGTGACATAATCTTTTACCAGTCGGAAAGTGCCGCCGACAACCCCGTGCTTGTCCGTGAAAATCCGCTGGTCACTTTCAGGCTCGGGGAAAGGCTGGTGGAGACCTACCTGCCGGGAAGCTACAACTTCGACAACATCTGTGCGGCGCTGGCTGTGGGCAGGCACTTCGGTGTTACGGATGCGGATGCCTGCGAAGCAGTGGCCGCCTACCAGCCCGATAACAACCGGTCGCAGGTGATGCGGAAGGGGAGCAATACCATCATCATGGATGCCTACAATGCCAATCCCTCGTCCATGGCTGCTGCGATCGCCAACTTTGCCGCTATGGAAGCACCGCGGAAAATGCTGATCCTGGGCGACATGTTTGAGCTGGGTGATGCGGCGGCAGAGGAGCACCTGGCCCTGGGCAGGCTCATTGCCACTTACCCGTTTGACGTGGTATTGCTTGCAGGGCAGCTTATGCAGCATGCACTGCCGGCGTTACCGAAAGCCTACTACTTTCCCGACAAGTTTTCATTACATAACTGGGTGATGGATAACCCGCAGGATCATACAACCATACTGGTAAAAGGTTCGCGGGGCATGGCGCTGGAATCAGTTGTGAACCTGATACCAGCATGA
- a CDS encoding M48 family metallopeptidase, protein MKSFRVRYYNGKTSAIFDAMLELLPDHWVITYTDQDGALQVSRWSLAGIQADQNFTNIRVFRYGDFPEEVFETNDDSLLHAIRTEYPDRKYFRSSIFDKPAGRNMLIAGLIIGTLALILAGYFYILPFAAEKTATVVPASVEEQIGETLHENIISEEKVNKELSDVLTDFAAVVSPGEMKYPVQVTVIRKNEMNAFALPGGYIVVYDQILTKMKTKEELAALLSHEIAHIHYRHSLKSLFRSLGSYMFVSLLLNDINGIVAVLAENSNMLLNLTYSRDLETEADERAIAYMEQKHVDLKGFTGLFNLLKQNVALPAQLKILSTHPLTDERLEYAGQKVKAQTGIQPQPELDRLWQKVLNAR, encoded by the coding sequence ATGAAGTCTTTCAGGGTCAGGTATTACAATGGGAAAACGTCGGCCATATTCGACGCGATGCTGGAACTGCTGCCTGACCACTGGGTGATTACCTACACCGACCAGGACGGTGCGTTACAGGTATCCCGCTGGTCGCTGGCAGGTATACAGGCCGATCAGAATTTCACAAACATCCGGGTATTCAGGTACGGCGATTTTCCGGAAGAGGTTTTTGAAACCAATGATGACAGTTTGCTGCATGCGATCAGAACGGAATATCCGGACAGGAAATACTTCAGAAGCAGCATCTTCGACAAGCCGGCGGGCCGGAACATGCTCATAGCAGGTCTGATCATAGGTACCCTGGCGCTGATCCTGGCCGGGTACTTTTACATCCTGCCTTTCGCAGCCGAGAAAACCGCCACGGTTGTTCCCGCAAGCGTCGAGGAGCAGATCGGGGAAACCCTGCATGAAAATATCATCAGTGAGGAAAAGGTTAACAAAGAACTATCCGATGTATTAACCGACTTTGCCGCCGTGGTCAGTCCCGGTGAAATGAAGTACCCCGTACAAGTAACTGTGATCCGGAAAAACGAGATGAATGCATTCGCGCTTCCCGGCGGGTACATCGTCGTATATGATCAGATTTTAACAAAAATGAAAACGAAGGAGGAGCTTGCCGCCCTGCTTTCGCACGAAATTGCGCATATCCATTACCGGCATTCACTCAAAAGCCTCTTTCGCAGTCTGGGGTCCTACATGTTTGTTTCGCTGCTGCTTAATGATATCAATGGCATTGTAGCCGTACTGGCCGAAAACTCCAATATGCTCCTGAACCTCACCTACTCGCGCGACCTGGAAACCGAAGCCGACGAGAGGGCAATTGCCTACATGGAGCAGAAGCATGTGGATCTGAAAGGCTTCACCGGATTATTTAACCTTCTCAAACAAAACGTGGCACTACCCGCACAGCTCAAAATATTGAGTACACACCCGCTCACCGACGAGCGCCTGGAATATGCCGGCCAAAAGGTGAAGGCACAAACCGGCATACAGCCGCAGCCCGAGCTGGACAGGCTATGGCAAAAGGTGCTCAATGCCAGGTAG
- a CDS encoding YjgN family protein, whose translation MEENYTQHRQVTFYGEGMKLLGIYLVNALLTIATLGLYYPWAKAALLRYLYEESEFEGSRFTFHGTGREMFIGFIKAIGIFIVIYGVLVACMLSKNMTLTIIGLLFFYGALLLLIPVAVHGSLRYRLSRSSWRGVRFGYRGDLKEFMRFFVKGSILTILTLGIYSFWFIIDIRRYVMKNVRFGNVTFSYKGNGSDFFVLNLKGYLLSLVTLGIYSFWYFRDLFNYYIDNIRMYQDDHRLVFRSTATAGGFFRLLAGNFLIILFTLGIGTPWAICRSLRFVFNNSIIEGTLDTESIRQTEENYKDATGEDLADMIDIGLV comes from the coding sequence ATGGAAGAAAATTATACGCAGCACCGGCAGGTTACCTTTTATGGAGAAGGCATGAAGCTGCTCGGGATTTATCTTGTGAATGCATTGCTGACCATCGCTACGCTGGGCCTCTACTATCCCTGGGCAAAAGCGGCCTTGCTCCGGTACCTGTATGAAGAATCTGAGTTTGAAGGCAGCAGGTTCACATTCCATGGTACAGGTCGTGAAATGTTCATCGGCTTCATCAAGGCCATCGGTATTTTCATCGTCATCTATGGCGTGCTGGTTGCCTGCATGCTTTCAAAAAATATGACGCTCACGATCATTGGCTTGCTCTTCTTTTACGGGGCATTGCTGCTGCTTATTCCGGTGGCTGTACATGGCTCCCTGCGGTACCGGCTTTCCCGTTCTTCCTGGCGCGGGGTGCGTTTCGGGTACCGGGGCGATCTCAAAGAGTTTATGCGCTTTTTTGTAAAAGGCTCCATTCTCACGATCCTCACCTTAGGTATTTATTCTTTCTGGTTTATCATTGATATCCGCCGGTATGTCATGAAAAATGTGCGTTTTGGCAATGTTACGTTTTCGTATAAAGGCAATGGGTCCGATTTCTTTGTGCTTAACCTGAAAGGTTATCTGCTTTCTCTCGTCACGCTGGGAATTTACTCGTTCTGGTATTTCAGGGATCTTTTTAATTATTACATTGACAATATCCGCATGTACCAGGATGATCACAGGCTGGTTTTCCGGTCTACGGCTACCGCGGGCGGGTTTTTCAGACTGCTGGCGGGCAATTTCCTGATCATCCTGTTTACATTGGGCATTGGTACGCCCTGGGCAATCTGCCGCAGCCTGCGGTTTGTATTTAACAACTCGATCATAGAAGGTACCCTGGACACGGAATCGATCCGCCAGACAGAGGAAAATTACAAGGACGCAACCGGCGAAGACCTGGCCGATATGATCGATATTGGTCTCGTTTAG
- a CDS encoding O-acetyl-ADP-ribose deacetylase, producing MDQIIELIKGDITQLKVDAIVNAAKSSLLGGGGVDGAIHRAGGPQILEECRKIVARQGSCSTGDAVITSAGKLPARYVIHTVGPVWQGGSKGEPEKLASCYARSMELATAHGCRSIAFPNISTGIYGYPKEQAAKVAVEAVTAFLLDHPGQIDRVVFICFDQENYLHLAKIPGVHRPSTFDE from the coding sequence ATGGATCAGATTATTGAACTCATCAAAGGTGACATAACGCAGCTTAAAGTGGACGCCATCGTGAATGCGGCCAAGTCATCCCTGCTGGGCGGAGGTGGTGTGGATGGTGCCATACACCGCGCCGGCGGGCCGCAGATTCTGGAAGAGTGCCGGAAAATTGTGGCCAGGCAAGGAAGCTGCTCCACGGGAGATGCGGTGATTACCAGTGCAGGAAAGTTGCCGGCCAGGTATGTGATCCACACCGTAGGGCCGGTATGGCAGGGCGGGAGCAAAGGGGAGCCCGAAAAGCTGGCAAGCTGTTATGCGCGCTCAATGGAGCTGGCGACAGCGCATGGCTGCAGGAGTATTGCATTTCCCAATATCAGCACGGGTATTTATGGTTATCCCAAAGAGCAGGCTGCCAAGGTGGCAGTAGAAGCAGTAACTGCTTTTCTCCTGGATCATCCGGGGCAGATCGACCGGGTGGTTTTTATATGTTTTGACCAGGAGAATTACCTTCACCTGGCCAAAATTCCCGGTGTACACCGGCCATCGACATTCGACGAATAG
- the ahcY gene encoding adenosylhomocysteinase, giving the protein MATSTETYIPYKVKDITLAEWGRKEITLAEAEMPGLMAIRTEYGPSQPLAGARVAGCLHMTIQTAVLIETLTALGAEVTWSSCNIFSTQDHAAAAIAAAGIPVYAWKGMNEEEFNWCIEQTLFFGEDRQPLNMILDDGGDLTNMVFDEYPELIGGIRGLSEETTTGVHRLYERYKNGTLHLPSINVNDSVTKSKFDNKYGCRESLVDSIRRATDLMLAGKVAVVAGYGDVGKGSAESLRGAGCRVLVTEIDPICALQAAMDGYEVVTMDEAASRANIFVTATGNYKIITENHFRKMRDKAVVCNIGHFDNEIDMAWLNGAYGHTKSQVKPQVDIYNVEGKDIIVLAEGRLVNLGCAMGHPSFVMSCSFSNQTLAQIELWTNTASYEKKVYVLPKALDEKVAALHLAHVGAKLDTLTDEQAAYIGVTPQGPFKAETYRY; this is encoded by the coding sequence ATGGCAACATCAACTGAAACGTACATTCCTTACAAAGTAAAGGACATCACACTGGCAGAATGGGGCCGGAAAGAAATTACACTGGCAGAAGCAGAAATGCCGGGCCTGATGGCTATCCGTACCGAGTACGGACCGTCTCAGCCGCTGGCAGGAGCACGTGTTGCAGGCTGTCTGCACATGACGATCCAGACTGCCGTGCTGATCGAAACTTTGACGGCACTGGGCGCTGAGGTAACCTGGTCATCATGCAACATCTTCTCTACCCAGGATCACGCTGCTGCTGCCATTGCCGCTGCCGGTATCCCGGTTTATGCATGGAAAGGCATGAACGAGGAAGAGTTCAACTGGTGTATCGAGCAAACACTGTTTTTCGGTGAAGACCGCCAGCCGCTGAATATGATCCTTGATGACGGTGGAGATCTTACCAATATGGTTTTTGACGAATATCCTGAGCTGATCGGTGGTATCCGCGGACTTTCGGAAGAAACAACCACAGGCGTTCACCGCCTTTACGAGCGTTACAAAAACGGCACATTGCACCTGCCGTCCATTAACGTAAACGACTCGGTGACCAAATCGAAATTTGATAATAAATACGGCTGCCGCGAGTCACTGGTTGACTCGATCCGCCGCGCTACCGACCTGATGCTGGCTGGTAAAGTGGCAGTAGTAGCCGGTTATGGTGACGTAGGTAAAGGTTCTGCTGAATCCCTGAGAGGTGCAGGCTGCCGCGTGCTCGTAACCGAGATCGATCCTATCTGCGCATTGCAGGCTGCTATGGACGGATATGAAGTAGTTACCATGGACGAAGCTGCCAGCCGTGCCAATATTTTTGTAACTGCAACCGGAAATTACAAGATCATCACAGAGAACCATTTCCGCAAAATGCGCGACAAGGCTGTGGTTTGTAACATCGGACACTTTGATAATGAAATTGATATGGCGTGGCTGAACGGCGCATATGGCCATACAAAATCTCAGGTTAAACCGCAGGTTGACATTTACAATGTAGAAGGAAAAGACATTATCGTACTGGCAGAAGGCCGTCTGGTAAACCTGGGCTGCGCGATGGGTCACCCTTCATTTGTAATGTCGTGCTCATTCTCTAACCAGACGCTCGCACAAATTGAGCTATGGACCAATACTGCGAGCTACGAGAAGAAAGTATACGTGCTGCCAAAAGCATTGGATGAAAAAGTAGCAGCCCTGCACCTGGCCCACGTAGGCGCCAAGCTGGACACGCTGACAGACGAACAAGCCGCTTACATCGGCGTAACGCCTCAAGGTCCGTTCAAAGCAGAAACGTACCGCTATTAA
- a CDS encoding carboxymuconolactone decarboxylase family protein: MYPFTSTGNTKESLYKEVNLPAEFESVLINKLAALDHRYLKDLKINISNVLKTQTLSRKESLLIGLATAINEKNAALIAALEQLAAAEGADEKEVAELAACVSLMNANNVFYRFRHFMHKEFYDNAPAGIKMSIMMNPVLGKEFFELLSLVISSLNGCEMCVTSHEQSVLNHGGTQARIFDAVRVGAIFKSFSVLI; the protein is encoded by the coding sequence ATGTACCCATTTACTTCCACCGGAAATACAAAGGAATCGCTGTATAAAGAGGTTAACCTGCCCGCTGAGTTTGAAAGCGTGCTGATCAACAAGCTTGCAGCGCTCGACCACCGTTACCTGAAAGATCTGAAAATCAATATCAGCAATGTGCTCAAAACACAAACTTTGAGCCGTAAAGAATCTTTGCTGATCGGACTGGCGACGGCCATTAATGAAAAAAATGCAGCCCTGATTGCTGCACTGGAGCAGCTGGCAGCAGCAGAAGGCGCGGACGAAAAGGAAGTGGCTGAGCTGGCAGCTTGTGTGTCGTTAATGAATGCAAACAATGTGTTCTATCGTTTCCGTCACTTCATGCACAAGGAATTTTATGACAATGCACCGGCGGGCATCAAAATGAGTATTATGATGAACCCCGTGCTGGGAAAAGAGTTTTTTGAATTGCTGAGCCTTGTGATTTCGTCCCTCAACGGATGCGAAATGTGTGTGACCTCTCACGAACAATCCGTACTGAACCATGGCGGCACACAGGCGCGTATATTCGATGCAGTTCGCGTAGGCGCAATTTTCAAAAGCTTTTCTGTTTTGATATAA
- a CDS encoding filamentous hemagglutinin, which translates to METNQSWAGMPVAIDPTDPTETPPFDPRPEVPVPTPPEETPPFEREPETTPVIPEPELPPVEPVVPETEPITPGDQPEIPFK; encoded by the coding sequence ATGGAAACCAATCAATCCTGGGCCGGCATGCCGGTAGCGATAGACCCTACTGACCCTACCGAAACACCGCCGTTTGACCCTCGTCCCGAAGTGCCGGTACCCACGCCACCCGAGGAAACACCCCCGTTTGAAAGGGAGCCCGAGACAACGCCCGTAATCCCGGAGCCTGAGCTGCCGCCGGTAGAGCCCGTGGTGCCCGAAACAGAGCCGATCACCCCAGGCGACCAGCCGGAAATACCATTTAAATAG
- a CDS encoding peroxiredoxin has translation MANRILSVGSTFPEFKKTSVVSLEKGNEFYDITSEDHKAAGKWMVMFWWPKDFTFVCPTEIAEFNKHNEDFADRDAILIGASTDSEFVHLAWRKNHDDLRDLHFPMLADTSKSLAEELGILEANEKVAYRVTYIVDPQGIIRWVSLNDLSVGRNVSEVIRVLDALQTDELCPCNWQKGEATLA, from the coding sequence ATGGCTAATAGAATCCTTTCTGTGGGATCGACTTTCCCCGAATTCAAGAAAACATCTGTTGTATCTCTGGAAAAAGGTAATGAGTTTTATGACATTACTTCCGAAGATCACAAAGCTGCCGGCAAATGGATGGTGATGTTCTGGTGGCCCAAAGATTTCACTTTCGTTTGTCCTACCGAAATTGCCGAGTTTAACAAACACAACGAAGATTTTGCTGACCGCGATGCGATCCTGATCGGTGCTTCTACTGACAGCGAGTTTGTTCACCTTGCATGGCGTAAAAACCATGACGACCTGCGCGACCTGCACTTCCCGATGCTGGCTGACACTTCGAAGTCACTGGCTGAAGAACTGGGCATCCTGGAAGCTAACGAAAAAGTAGCATACCGCGTGACTTACATTGTTGATCCGCAAGGCATTATTCGCTGGGTAAGCCTGAACGACCTTTCAGTAGGCCGTAATGTAAGTGAAGTAATCCGTGTACTGGACGCACTTCAGACAGACGAGCTTTGCCCTTGCAACTGGCAAAAAGGAGAAGCTACCCTGGCGTAA
- a CDS encoding LytR/AlgR family response regulator transcription factor: MEMNVLLVDDEPHALEVLDNYLANFGQVKIIARCHHAIQAFQVLQQQKVDLMFLDVKMPGLKGTDLLRSLKHPPRVIFTTAYQDYAVEGFDLNALDYLLKPIPFERFLRAMDKAFAALQIEKQQPEQTAAAAPGSNDAFLYLKVDRKMVKVNVEEILWIESIRDYVKVVLRDKVLISKQKISLLEELLSEEHFVRVHRSFIVAVNKVESYHSYKVGIAGKELPIGRNFRNDCQKRFRQAF, from the coding sequence ATGGAAATGAACGTACTCCTGGTAGACGATGAGCCGCATGCGCTCGAAGTCCTGGACAATTATCTGGCTAATTTTGGTCAGGTAAAAATCATTGCGCGCTGTCACCATGCGATCCAGGCATTCCAGGTTTTGCAGCAGCAGAAGGTGGATCTGATGTTCCTGGATGTCAAGATGCCCGGCCTCAAAGGCACCGACCTCCTGCGCAGCCTGAAACATCCGCCCAGAGTTATTTTCACGACTGCCTACCAGGACTATGCCGTAGAGGGGTTTGACCTGAATGCATTGGACTACCTGCTTAAACCCATTCCTTTTGAGCGTTTTCTGCGGGCTATGGACAAGGCATTTGCGGCTTTGCAGATTGAGAAACAGCAGCCCGAGCAAACAGCCGCCGCCGCACCCGGCTCAAACGACGCTTTTCTGTACCTCAAAGTGGACCGCAAGATGGTGAAGGTCAACGTAGAGGAAATTCTCTGGATCGAAAGCATTCGTGATTACGTGAAGGTGGTATTGCGGGATAAGGTGCTTATTTCAAAACAAAAGATCAGCCTCCTGGAAGAGTTGTTGTCCGAAGAGCATTTTGTGCGGGTACACCGCTCATTTATTGTGGCGGTTAACAAGGTAGAAAGCTACCATTCCTACAAAGTCGGGATTGCGGGCAAGGAGCTGCCCATCGGGCGCAACTTTCGCAACGATTGCCAGAAGCGTTTCAGGCAGGCATTCTGA
- a CDS encoding sensor histidine kinase produces MHLIATLSARFSEKKVVRHLAFWLFILCVLTFVYGAGLPGYWFAMGIVAMFMPVHALYFYSIAYFIIPRYFNGGRYVVFFICLFLCVVLSTVAFRLIEIFIADPLIYRAVLKTDPAFIWHKLDGTPGEQFARPTYLISAFEQTNIFVWIALSVKFFKMWFERKQAATEAELNFLKGQLHPHFLFNTLNNLYALTLNQSPQSPAVVMGLAEILRYMLYEANTGVVSLERDIRIVESYIALEKIRYDERLDITFSIHGSLSEHRIVPLLILPLVENAFKHGASEQVGQAWINMDLRVKDQLLKFKISNSRPELPAHPDLRPHHVSIGLANVRKRLEILYPQAHQLRIFEEPEVFAVILEIELKKTEI; encoded by the coding sequence ATGCACCTTATTGCCACCCTGTCAGCCCGTTTTTCCGAAAAAAAGGTCGTCCGGCACCTGGCCTTCTGGCTGTTTATCCTTTGTGTGCTCACCTTTGTGTACGGCGCCGGATTGCCGGGGTACTGGTTTGCGATGGGGATTGTAGCCATGTTTATGCCGGTACATGCGCTCTATTTTTATTCGATTGCCTATTTTATCATTCCACGGTATTTCAATGGGGGACGGTATGTTGTTTTCTTCATCTGCCTGTTTCTGTGCGTCGTACTTTCCACCGTGGCATTCCGGCTGATCGAGATTTTTATTGCAGATCCATTGATCTACCGGGCAGTCCTGAAAACCGATCCTGCTTTCATCTGGCACAAGCTCGATGGCACGCCCGGCGAGCAGTTTGCGAGACCTACCTACCTGATCAGTGCATTTGAGCAAACCAACATCTTTGTATGGATTGCCTTGTCGGTAAAGTTTTTTAAAATGTGGTTTGAGCGAAAACAGGCGGCTACCGAGGCGGAGCTGAATTTTCTGAAAGGACAGCTTCATCCGCATTTTTTGTTCAATACCCTCAACAACCTCTATGCCCTCACCCTCAACCAGTCGCCCCAGTCTCCGGCTGTGGTCATGGGGTTGGCCGAGATCCTGCGGTATATGCTGTATGAGGCCAATACGGGGGTAGTAAGTCTGGAAAGGGACATCCGCATTGTTGAAAGCTACATTGCACTGGAAAAAATACGGTACGACGAGCGGCTTGACATTACTTTCAGTATACACGGAAGCTTGTCGGAGCATCGCATCGTACCGCTGCTCATCCTTCCGCTCGTCGAAAATGCGTTCAAGCACGGAGCCAGTGAGCAGGTAGGCCAGGCGTGGATCAACATGGACCTGCGTGTAAAGGACCAGCTGCTCAAATTTAAAATATCAAACAGCAGGCCGGAGTTGCCGGCCCACCCCGATCTGCGGCCTCATCATGTGAGCATCGGATTAGCCAATGTGCGTAAAAGGCTGGAAATCCTGTACCCGCAGGCACACCAGCTGAGGATCTTTGAAGAACCGGAAGTCTTTGCCGTAATTCTCGAAATTGAGCTGAAAAAAACCGAGATCTGA